The following DNA comes from Spirulina major PCC 6313.
GTTTCGGCGGGGGTGGGAGTAAAGTCAAGGTTAAAACTGGTGCGGAGTTGGAGGCGATCGGCAAAGGGGATGGAGCGGTCAATGGGAAAGTTATTAAAGGAGATGAGCGCGTTGCCCACCCGTTCAACGGGGTAACGGCTGTTGATCAGCAAGTGCAGTTTGCAGCCCATGCTGTGACCGATGCCGTAGATGGGCAGATTGGGCGGTAGGAGTTGACGCTGGATGAGGCGATCGCAGGCCGTTTCAAAACGATTCAAGACATTGCGGGCAATGGCTTGATGATCAAGAGTTTCGAGGGTAAAAAAAGGTGTGGCGATAATCCCATAGCCAGCCTGGGCGAGGGCTTCGAGCAAGCTGCGATAGAGCAAATGCGGCGCTGTGGCCACAAACGCCCCGCCCAGAAAATGCACTATCCCCACGGGCTGGGGCGGAATTAACACCCAGTTATTACTCGTTTCCTGCCAATCCATTGCGATCGTTCAGCGTGAAGGTTCCCCATCCTAGGATAACGTTCCCCTTCGCCCAGGCTCGTTCCATCCCAGCAATGATCGCAAAAATCGCCGCTAAGATAAAGAAGCCTCCTGTGATTGATAGACTCAAACAGCGATCGCAGTCAGGCTTGTTGTATGTGAAATCGACCAATTACTATGAACTTAATGCCATCGAACGCCGTTAAATGGGTTCTTCTCTCCAGCCTCTGCCTCAGTGCC
Coding sequences within:
- a CDS encoding DUF1350 family protein — translated: MDWQETSNNWVLIPPQPVGIVHFLGGAFVATAPHLLYRSLLEALAQAGYGIIATPFFTLETLDHQAIARNVLNRFETACDRLIQRQLLPPNLPIYGIGHSMGCKLHLLINSRYPVERVGNALISFNNFPIDRSIPFADRLQLRTSFNLDFTPTPAETLTVIKTDYPVQRNLLIKFRRDDIDQTYDLAPIFEARFAEQTRFQILPGTHTTPLSQRLNWKAGKAFTPLDAIGQWVKQEVSRDLDRLQQELLHWLRG